In Acidiphilium acidophilum, the following proteins share a genomic window:
- a CDS encoding glycosyltransferase family 2 protein yields MLNNQRVAVVLPAYNAAQTLARTISEIDRSIVDDLILTDDASVDGTVQVAELLGLHTIMHTENRGYGANQKTCYAAALARGADIVVMLHPDYQYSPRLVPAMASMIASGHYDAVMASRILGRGALAGGMPAWKYVANRGLTAVENLLLGQKFSEYHSGYRAWSRRVLEHLALDRCSDDFVFDNQMIAQALAASFRFGEISCPTRYFKEASSINFRRSVTYGFGVLGTAIHYRLDRAGLHRWDLLRGKEQ; encoded by the coding sequence GTGCTGAATAATCAACGGGTTGCCGTCGTGCTGCCCGCCTACAATGCGGCGCAGACACTTGCACGGACAATCAGTGAGATTGATCGGTCTATTGTCGACGACCTTATCCTGACCGATGATGCGAGCGTCGACGGCACGGTGCAGGTGGCCGAGTTGCTTGGCCTACACACGATCATGCATACTGAAAACCGCGGATACGGCGCTAACCAAAAGACCTGCTACGCGGCTGCACTGGCGCGCGGGGCAGATATAGTAGTGATGCTTCACCCGGACTATCAGTATTCGCCACGCTTGGTGCCCGCTATGGCGTCGATGATCGCCTCCGGGCACTACGACGCCGTGATGGCGTCGCGTATTCTCGGACGCGGCGCCCTCGCAGGCGGAATGCCTGCCTGGAAATATGTCGCAAACCGCGGACTTACCGCGGTCGAAAACCTGTTACTCGGCCAGAAATTCTCGGAATATCATTCGGGCTACCGGGCTTGGTCGCGCCGCGTGCTGGAACATTTGGCGCTCGATCGCTGTTCGGACGATTTCGTATTCGATAATCAGATGATCGCGCAAGCGCTTGCCGCCAGTTTCAGATTCGGCGAGATTTCCTGCCCGACGCGCTATTTTAAGGAGGCTTCCTCAATCAATTTCCGACGCTCGGTAACCTATGGCTTCGGCGTGCTCGGGACAGCGATACACTACCGACTCGACCGGGCTGGTCTGCATCGCTGGGACCTGCTCCGCGGGAAAGAGCAGTGA
- a CDS encoding GNAT family N-acetyltransferase, protein MPEILPAFDSGEPILDDWLRHRALDNFRAAASRTYVVCPVGSQKIVGYFALSMGQILAHEVIGSMRQNMPKTIPTVVLGRLAIDSPWQGRGLGRAMLADVIDRALRASAEVSARFVIVHAISPAAEAFYLHHGFARLPVEAPTFALDLVKYQKIVTSN, encoded by the coding sequence GTGCCTGAGATACTGCCCGCCTTTGATTCAGGCGAGCCGATCCTTGACGATTGGTTACGGCACCGTGCCCTGGACAATTTCCGCGCGGCGGCAAGCCGGACCTATGTAGTTTGCCCGGTCGGGTCACAGAAAATCGTTGGCTACTTTGCCCTGAGCATGGGCCAGATCCTCGCACACGAAGTCATCGGCTCCATGCGCCAGAATATGCCCAAAACTATCCCCACCGTTGTCTTGGGACGGCTGGCAATCGATAGTCCGTGGCAGGGCAGGGGACTAGGCCGCGCGATGCTGGCCGACGTTATTGACCGGGCGCTACGTGCCTCCGCCGAGGTGTCGGCCCGGTTCGTGATCGTCCACGCCATCTCCCCGGCGGCCGAAGCCTTCTACCTACACCACGGTTTCGCCCGACTGCCGGTCGAGGCACCCACGTTCGCGCTTGACCTCGTCAAATATCAGAAAATCGTAACATCGAACTGA
- a CDS encoding type II toxin-antitoxin system TacA family antitoxin yields the protein MKAQPSLAEVNIHLRARAQDKSLIDQAAELVGTNRSQFMMASALKEAKNILLDQSTLYADAKAFQKVMDWMDAPATHSETAGMKRILQAKVPWQSA from the coding sequence ATGAAAGCCCAACCATCCCTCGCCGAGGTTAACATCCATCTGCGGGCTCGCGCACAGGATAAGAGCCTCATCGACCAGGCTGCCGAACTGGTGGGCACCAATCGCTCTCAGTTCATGATGGCTTCGGCGCTCAAGGAGGCAAAAAACATCCTTCTCGATCAATCCACCCTCTACGCCGACGCCAAAGCCTTTCAGAAGGTGATGGATTGGATGGACGCGCCGGCGACCCACTCGGAAACTGCCGGGATGAAGCGTATCCTGCAGGCCAAAGTGCCGTGGCAAAGTGCCTGA
- a CDS encoding HVO_A0114 family putative DNA-binding protein, giving the protein MRTVTLGVSSIEDTQRQMAAAFRGEQVGEFISFGTVELLWKVLTAKRWDILQAMTGHGEMTIREVARQVDRDVKAVHGDVQALLTAGVLDRTDSGRVAFPYDAVHVDFTLHKAA; this is encoded by the coding sequence ATGCGAACCGTAACGCTCGGTGTATCCTCGATCGAGGACACCCAACGCCAGATGGCCGCCGCCTTTCGTGGCGAACAGGTGGGCGAGTTCATCAGCTTCGGGACAGTCGAACTGCTATGGAAGGTGCTTACCGCCAAGCGATGGGACATCCTGCAAGCGATGACCGGACATGGCGAAATGACCATCCGCGAAGTGGCCCGCCAGGTCGATCGAGACGTGAAGGCCGTGCATGGCGATGTGCAAGCCTTGTTAACCGCCGGGGTGCTCGATCGGACAGACAGTGGACGCGTGGCCTTTCCCTACGATGCGGTGCATGTGGACTTTACGCTGCACAAGGCAGCGTGA
- a CDS encoding toxin-antitoxin system TumE family protein — translation MEAELLFRKREGLSETAFIEMVIWWVPAPVRGSAHSFKYRLALVSEDICVLRYDNEAGKSDHKHVGKREMTYHFIDLATLQADFWKDVATWRAGQCEP, via the coding sequence ATGGAAGCCGAATTGCTGTTCCGAAAACGCGAAGGTCTATCGGAAACGGCATTCATCGAAATGGTGATCTGGTGGGTGCCCGCCCCTGTGCGTGGCAGCGCGCACAGCTTTAAATACCGCCTGGCCTTGGTATCGGAAGACATCTGCGTCCTGCGCTACGACAATGAGGCCGGCAAAAGCGACCACAAGCATGTCGGGAAACGCGAGATGACGTACCATTTTATTGATCTGGCCACCCTGCAAGCTGATTTCTGGAAGGACGTGGCAACGTGGAGGGCAGGACAATGCGAACCGTAA
- a CDS encoding recombinase family protein, translating into MPKKPPAGPLIGYARVSTQGQDLAHQRATLCEARCTRIFEEKVSGAKRDRPELGRLLDHLRAGDVVTVTRLDRLARSTRDLLEIAERIKEAGAGLRSLAEPWADTTTPAGRMVLTVFAGIADFERSLIVERTSAGRIAAKARGVRFGPRPSLAAEQIAHARQLIKGEGKPVAEVARLLGVHRATLYRALEAPSARAG; encoded by the coding sequence ATGCCCAAGAAGCCTCCCGCCGGTCCGCTGATCGGCTACGCCCGTGTGTCCACCCAAGGTCAGGACCTCGCACATCAGCGGGCCACGCTGTGCGAAGCCAGATGCACTCGGATTTTCGAGGAAAAGGTTAGCGGCGCGAAGCGTGACCGGCCCGAACTGGGGCGGCTGCTCGACCATCTGCGTGCCGGCGATGTGGTGACAGTCACACGCCTGGATCGCCTGGCCCGCTCCACCCGTGACCTGTTGGAGATCGCTGAGCGCATCAAGGAGGCCGGCGCGGGCTTGCGTTCCCTGGCCGAACCTTGGGCCGACACCACAACGCCGGCCGGGCGCATGGTTCTGACCGTGTTCGCCGGCATAGCCGACTTCGAGCGGTCCCTGATCGTGGAGCGCACCAGCGCCGGCCGGATCGCGGCCAAAGCGCGCGGCGTGCGTTTTGGTCCCCGCCCGTCCCTCGCGGCCGAGCAGATCGCCCATGCCCGCCAGCTCATCAAGGGGGAAGGCAAGCCCGTGGCCGAGGTTGCCCGCTTGCTGGGGGTCCATCGGGCCACGCTCTACCGAGCATTAGAGGCTCCGTCTGCCCGTGCTGGATAA